One Malus sylvestris chromosome 14, drMalSylv7.2, whole genome shotgun sequence DNA segment encodes these proteins:
- the LOC126598934 gene encoding protein EMBRYO DEFECTIVE 514-like: MVEKLAETSEATAAATAEGAKHMDLEASEPTAAQNSDEIEAINGEVEANSKRVRDEEGSEGNDAKKTKVEKSPEEERLEEKLGEGENSGRVSLGPKSFGSSVEMFDYFYKFLHYWPTDLNVNKYEHLVLLDLLKKGHAEPDKKIGGGVKAFQVRIHPLYKSRCFFLIREDEVVDDFSFRKCVDQILPLPENMKANADANKALGGKGGRGGGSGGRGGWRGRGRGKAEKLN; this comes from the exons ATGGTAGAGAAACTCGCCGAAACCTCGGAGGCCACCGCCGCTGCTACCGCTGAAGGCGCTAAACACATGGACCTAGAAGCTTCAGAGCCTACTGCCGCTCAAAATTCCGATGAGATTGAAGCCATTAATGGGGAGGTGGAGGCAAACTCGAAGCGGGTCAGGGACGAGGAGGGGAGTGAAGGAAACGATGCGAAGAAGACGAAGGTGGAGAAGTCGCCGGAGGAAGAACGGTTGGAGGAGAAGTTAGGGGAAGGGGAGAACTCAGGTCGGGTCAGCTTGGGTCCGAAGAGTTTTGGGTCGTCGGTGGAGATGTTCGATTACTTCTACAAATTCCTCCATTACTGGCCTACTGATCTCAATGTCAATAAG TATGAGCATCTGGTTTTGCTCGACTTGCTTAAGAAGGGTCATGCCGAGCCCGATAAGAAGATTGGTGGAGGGGTCAAGGCATTCCAAGTTCGGATCCATCCGTTGTATAAAAGTAGGTGCTTCTTCCTCATTAGGGAAGATGAAGTTGTTGATGATTTTAGCTTCAGGAAGTGTGTGGATCAGATACTTCCCTTGCCTGAGAACATGAAAGCAAACGCTGATGCGAATAAAGCCTTAGGTGGCAAGGGCGGCAGGGGTGGTGGCAGTGGTGGAAGAGGAGGCTGGCGTGGTCGTGGAAGGGGTAAAGCCGAGAAACTAAACTAA
- the LOC126599160 gene encoding protein RKD2-like, translated as MGWLAKYDVVKDRGEDPFFFPHQPTFPSVHDFRGYACDWQFDLPIVQDHRFPDHPLPSLESCVNIDPIYSSLDILPIRTVLQDDEIFFGNGNALFGVNSNDLCGGLTEINHNHHQQFQQQQQPPLLLTCKNDENGITDMNDSREERDKAISERPHSSKRHRSSSSSLSSSKMLSRQTISQYFYMPITQAAKELNVGLTLLKKRCRELGIRRWPHRKLTSLQTLIRNIQELGKEGEEGEEKLRNAIVLLEMEKKLLEEAPDMQLEDNTKRLRQACFKANYKKRKIMGTKVMEKSQSSFSCSNIQYPTSSMDANEEDEEIKSLLSDSFSSNNNACITLF; from the exons ATGGGTTGGCTGGCCAAGTACGACGTCGTCAAGGATCGTGGTGAAGACCCATTTTTCTTCCCACATCAACCTACATTTCCCTCTGTTCATGATTTCCG GGGGTATGCATGCGATTGGCAATTTGATTTGCCAATAGTACAAGATCATAGATTTCCTGATCATCCTCTTCCTTCACTCGAGAGCTGTGTGAATATTGATCCTATTTACTCCTCACTTGACATTCTACCAATCCGAACTGTATTGCAAG ATGATGAAATTTTCTTCGGAAATGGAAACGCGTTGTTTGGAGTTAATTCTAATGATTTATGTGGTGGGTTAACTGAGATTAATCACAATCATCATCAGCAATTTCAACAACAGCAGCAACCTCCATTGCTTCTGACTTGCAAGAACGATGAAAATGGAATTACGGACATGAACGATTCGAGGGAAGAGAGGGATAAGGCGATTAGTGAGAGGCCACACTCTTCTAAAAGACATAGATCATCAAGCTCttccctctcttcctccaaaatGTTGTCAAGACAGACCATTTCCCAGTACTTCTACATGCCAATCACTCAGGCTGCCAAGGAACTCAACGTAGGGCTAACTCTTCTGAAGAAAAGGTGTCGAGAGTTGGGCATTCGTCGTTGGCCTCATCGGAAGTTGACCAGCCTTCAAACCCTAATCCGAAACATTCAG GAGTTAGGAAAGGAAGGAGAGGAGGGCGAAGAGAAGCTTCGAAACGCGATCGTGTTGCTGGAGATGGAGAAGAAGCTGCTGGAGGAAGCTCCTGATATGCAGCTTGAGGACAATACGAAGCGTCTAAGGCAGGCATGCTTCAAAGCAAAttacaagaagaggaagatcatGGGGACGAAGGTTATGGAAAAATCACAATCATCTTTTAGTTGCAGCAACATTCAGTATCCAACAAGTTCGATGGATGCTAACgaggaagacgaagaaatcaagtcTCTATTGTCTGACTCTTTTTCCTCGAATAACAATGCATGCATCActctattttaa
- the LOC126598921 gene encoding malate dehydrogenase, chloroplastic-like: MAATSAAAFSVGTNCSLGHKAAAFQQSKPCALRFNSQNPLKSSFNGLKATPSFNCETETSFSGKETASALRASFARKAHKEALVVQSQFRPQASYKVAVLGAAGGIGQPLALLIKMSPLVSSLHLYDIANVKGVAADLSHCNTPSEVLDFTGAAELPNSLKGVDVVVIPAGVPRKPGMTRDDLFNINAGIVKNLIEAVADNCPDAFIHIISNPVNSTVPIAAEVLKQKGVYNPKKLFGVSTLDVVRANTFVAQKKNLKLIDVDVPVVGGHAGITILPLLSKTNPSVSLTDEEVEQLTVRIQNAGTEVVEAKAGAGSATLSMAYAAARFVESSLRALDGDGDVYECSYVASDLTELPFFASRVKLGRNGIEAFIPSDLQGLTEYEQKALEALKPELKASIEKGIAFANKQTVTA; the protein is encoded by the coding sequence ATGGCAGCAACATCAGCAGCTGCCTTTTCCGTCGGAACTAATTGTTCCCTCGGCCACAAAGCGGCGGCGTTTCAGCAGTCAAAGCCTTGTGCTTTGAGGTTCAACTCCCAAAACCCTCTCAAGAGCTCTTTCAATGGGCTCAAGGCAACCCCATCTTTCAATTGTGAAACCGAGACCTCGTTCTCCGGCAAAGAAACCGCCTCGGCTCTTCGAGCTTCTTTCGCTCGAAAAGCCCACAAGGAAGCGCTGGTGGTTCAGTCTCAGTTCCGGCCCCAGGCCTCATATAAAGTAGCTGTTCTTGGAGCTGCCGGTGGGATCGGTCAGCCACTGGCTCTTCTGATCAAGATGTCGCCTTTGGTCTCCTCCCTGCATCTTTATGATATTGCCAATGTCAAGGGTGTTGCTGCTGACTTGAGTCACTGCAACACTCCTTCTGAAGTTCTTGATTTCACCGGAGCTGCCGAGTTGCCCAATTCCTTGAAAGGTGTGGATGTGGTGGTCATTCCTGCCGGTGTTCCAAGAAAGCCCGGTATGACCCGCGATGACCTCTTCAACATCAATGCCGGCATTGTGAAGAACTTGATCGAGGCTGTGGCAGATAACTGCCCTGATGCATTCATTCATATTATCAGTAATCCGGTGAACTCCACGGTGCCAATTGCTGCCGAAGTTCTGAAGCAGAAGGGTGTTTATAACCCAAAGAAGCTCTTTGGTGTTTCTACCTTGGATGTTGTGAGGGCGAACACATTTGTTGCTCAGAAGAAGAATCTGAAACTGATTGATGTTGATGTCCCAGTTGTCGGAGGACATGCTGGGATAACTATTCTACCCCTGCTATCCAAGACAAACCCCTCTGTTAGCCTCACTGACGAAGAAGTTGAGCAGCTAACTGTTAGGATCCAAAATGCTGGAACCGAGGTTGTAGAGGCAAAGGCAGGTGCTGGGTCCGCAACATTGTCAATGGCATATGCAGCAGCTCGATTTGTTGAGTCATCTCTGCGTGCACTGGACGGAGATGGGGATGTCTATGAGTGCTCATATGTAGCGTCTGATCTGACCGAGCTTCCATTCTTTGCATCAAGGGTTAAGCTTGGAAGGAATGGAATTGAAGCTTTCATACCGTCTGACCTCCAAGGTTTGACAGAATATGAGCAAAAGGCGTTGGAAGCACTCAAGCCGGAACTGAAAGCCAGCATTGAGAAGGGTATTGCTTTTGCCAACAAGCAGACCGTGACTGCTTAG
- the LOC126598918 gene encoding geranylgeranyl diphosphate reductase, chloroplastic-like, giving the protein MTSIALKSFIGLRQTATEKTHFTMQAKPISPNPSNRRTIQVKAAKTSPKVTGRNLRVAVIGGGPAGGAAAETLAKGGVETFLIERKMDNCKPCGGAIPLCMVGEFDLPLDIIDRRVTKMKMISPSNVAVDIGQTLKPHEYIGMVRREVLDQYLRNRASENGATVINGLFLKMDKPGDGEAPYVLHYTEYDGKAGGAGVKKTMEVDAVIGADGANSRVAKSIDAGDYEYAIAFQERIKIPDDKMVYYENLAEMYVGDDVSPDFYGWVFPKCDHVAVGTGTVTHKGDIKKFQLATRNRAKDKILGGKILRVEAHPIPEHPRPRRLAGRVALVGDAAGYVTKCSGEGIYFAAKSGRMCAEAIVEGSENGKRMVNEADLRTYLEKWDKTYWPTYKVLDVLQKVFYRSNPAREAFVEMCADEYVQKMTFDSYLYKRVVPGNPWEDLKLAVNTIGSLVRANALRREMEKITV; this is encoded by the exons ATGACCTCCATCGCCCTGAAATCCTTCATCGGCCTCCGCCAAACCGCCACGGAGAAAACCCATTTCACAATGCAAGCAAAACCCATTTCTCCGAACCCCTCAAACCGCCGAACCATCCAAGTCAAAGCCGCCAAGACCAGCCCAAAAGTCACTGGTCGAAACCTCCGCGTCGCCGTCATAGGCGGCGGACCCGCCGGCGGTGCGGCCGCAGAAACTCTAGCCAAGGGCGGCGTCGAGACGTTCCTCATCGAGCGGAAGATGGACAACTGCAAGCCCTGCGGCGGGGCCATCCCGCTCTGCATGGTGGGCGAGTTCGACCTCCCGCTGGACATCATCGACCGCCGCGTCACGAAGATGAAGATGATATCGCCGTCGAACGTGGCGGTGGACATCGGGCAGACCCTGAAGCCGCACGAGTACATTGGGATGGTGAGGCGGGAGGTGCTGGACCAGTACCTGAGGAACAGGGCGAGTGAGAACGGCGCGACGGTGATAAATGGGTTGTTTTTGAAGATGGATAAGCCGGGAGATGGGGAGGCGCCGTACGTCCTGCATTACACGGAGTACGACGGGAAGGCCGGCGGCGCCGGCGTGAAGAAGACGATGGAGGTTGATGCGGTGATTGGAGCTGATGGGGCGAATTCCAGAGTGGCTAAGAGCATTGATGCTGGTGATTATGAGTATGCTATTGCCTTCCAG GAGAGAATCAAAATCCCCGACGACAAGATGGTGTACTATGAAAACCTCGCTGAGATGTATGTCGGCGATGATGTCTCGCCAGACTTTTACGGGTGGGTGTTCCCGAAATGTGACCATGTAGCAGTTGGTACCGGCACTGTGACACACAAAGGAGACATCAAGAAATTCCAACTAGCAACAAGAAACAGAGCCAAGGACAAGATTCTAGGCGGCAAAATTCTCCGGGTGGAGGCGCATCCAATTCCAGAACACCCCCGGCCACGAAGGTTGGCGGGCAGAGTAGCACTCGTTGGTGATGCAGCAGGGTACGTAACAAAGTGTTCTGGTGAAGGCATCTACTTTGCAGCAAAGAGTGGCAGGATGTGTGCCGAGGCGATAGTTGAGGGGTCGGAGAATGGGAAGAGGATGGTGAATGAGGCGGACTTGAGGACGTACTTGGAGAAGTGGGACAAGACCTATTGGCCTACTTACAAGGTGTTGGATGTGTTGCAGAAGGTGTTCTATAGGTCGAACCCCGCGAGGGAAGCGTTCGTGGAGATGTGTGCGGATGAGTACGTGCAGAAGATGACGTTCGATAGCTACTTGTACAAGAGGGTGGTGCCGGGGAATCCGTGGGAGGATTTGAAGTTGGCTGTGAATACCATTGGGAGCTTGGTTAGGGCTAATGCACTCAGGAGGGAGATGGAGAAAATTACTGTATGA